One Sulfurimonas sp. HSL-3221 genomic window, CAGGTAGTAGTTGGTCCTGCTCATGGCGCCGAGCATCGCGAAAAGCAGTTTAAGGATCCGGTCGTCCATAATGTCGGGGACCGCCTTGATCGCCTCCGCGACGATCCCCTCTATTTCCGTACTTTTCTGGGTCCGCGTTTTGACCTCCGGGTTGAAGCGCGCGGCAAAATAGTGCAGCAGCATGGCCGACAGTTCATCGTGCCGGGTCACCGTATGCAAAATCGTGTCAAAGTTGATCGACGGCACCGCCTGGTTGATGTACTCGATAAAGGCCCGCAGCAGCGTCACCTGGCGCAGGCTCAGGTTCTGCTTGTAGACCAGTGAATAGATCCGGCAGCTGCTGAACGTCCGCCCCAGCAGCGAATCGGTGATGACCGACTCGATATTCGTTTTGGCCCGGGCGAAGGCCTCCGTATCGTCCACCTGAAGATTGAAGCGGCAGATGTGGACCGCCTTTCCGTCCGGTTCGACCGTATAGGTCACTTCATCCACCACCACGAAGGCGAAGTCATGCAGGATCGGCGTAATGTCGGAGAGCAGCAGCTGCTCCCGGGAATAGAGCCGGACGGCGGCCTTCCCTTCGGCAAGCGTGATCTGGGTGACGATGGGCGTCTGCCGCAGCGCCGTCAGCAGCTCCTCACCGATCTCCAGGTCCTGGGGATTTAGCAGCTGCGAACAGACCGCGCCGAGCTGGCTTTCCGGGCTCATATTAACTCCTTGAAATAGATGTCGACTCCTCCGGTGCCGCTGCCGGACGCCCGAAATGGTACCCCTGCCCGTACCCGACTCCCATCCTGCGCAGCACGGCGATGGTCTCCTCGTTCTCGACGAATTCCGCGACGATCTCGAATCCGAGCTGCTTAGCGAAACGGACGATGGTCCTGACGGTACGCTGGGTCATCTCGTCGTCGACGACCTTCGTGATCAGTGAACCGTCGATCTTCAGGATATCGATATCCAGCTCCATCAGGTAGGCAAAGTTGGAGTACCCGATGCCAAAATCGTCGATGGCGATCCGGCAGCCGTAGGCCTTGACCTGCTTGATGAACGTCTTGACCGCTTCAAGGTCGTCAAGCTCTTCGCTCTCCAGCAGTTCGATATCCAGGCGGCCGGCGCGCTCTTTATAGGTCTCCAGCAATGAGAGCAGCATGGAGACCATCTTTTCATCAGCCAGGTCGCGCATCCCGAGGTTGATGGAGAAGCGGGTATCGTACCCCTCCATCGCCTCGAAGACCTTATGGACCATCACTTCGGTGATCCGGCGGTAGTAGGGGGTCTGCATCGCCGTTTCCAAGAAGGCCGCCGGGCCGCTGACGCTGCCGTCGCTCCCCACCATCCGCACCAGGGCTTCATACTTGGCAACCTCGCCGCTTTGCAGCTGCACGATGGGTTGAAACCACGGTACGATGGCATCGCGGTCGAGGGCTCTTTTGAGCTCATGGGCCGTGGCGATGTTCCTGGCTGCCTGTTCTTTAAGGTGCAGCTCCTCCGAGAAAAACAGCACACCCTCGCTGTGGCGTGCTTTGTCGTACTTGAGGATCAGGTCCGCATTCTCCAGCAGCGGCGCTACGCCGTTAACCGCGACGGAAACGGTCAGGTAGACCTCGATATCGTCCACGAAAAAGGTGTAGCCTTCGATGCTTTTTTTCAGCATACGGCCCATCTGCCGCGCGCGATCGGCATCTATTCCCTGGAGCACTACGCCGAATTCATCCCCTCCAAGACGGAAGTAGTAGGGGTGGAACGGCTCCAAAACCGGCTGGCGGATCAGCAGGGCGATCTCCTTGAGAATCGCATTGCCGGCAGCGCTGCCGTAAAAATCGTTGACGTGCTTGAAGCGGTCCAGGTTGAGCAGCAGAAGGTAAGGCGCTTCGAACTGCTCCTGGAGCTGTTCGAAACGGCTGCGGCTGAGCAGCTCGGTCAGCTGGTCATGACTGATCGCATGGCGCAGCTCCCCCTCGAGTTCCCGCAAACGGCGGTTCTCGTTCCCGGCGCGGATCAGCAGGCCCATGACCAGGACCAGGGCCGTCAGGAAGAGCGCTGCCAGAATGACAACGAAACGGTCGAGCATCTCGTAATCCCGTTTCGCCTCGTCAAGGAAGTTCGTCTCCAGCTCCACGATCCGCTGATCGAGGTTGAAGGTCTCGATCCGGTTCACGTTCTGCACAAATCCCGGATAGTTTGCGGCGATGTAATGCACGTGAAGCATGAAACTTCGGATCAGGGCCGCCTGCGCCTTTGACATGCCTGAGAGCTCGCCCAGCGGTTCCACCTCCCGGTTCAGGTCATGCAGGAATGTCGCATCAAAAAGGATCCGGGCCTGGGAGACCTCCGCGATGACGGAGAGGATCCGGGCATAGGTCATGGGATCGTTTTCGAACATCTTCACCTTGTCCGCCGAAAGCGATGTGATGTAGACGAAGGAGTTCTTGATCCCCGCATTGAGCATCATAAAATCGTCGAGCATCGACTCGTACCGGTTCAACGCTTCGCCGAGGCGCACCAGGGAGCGGTGGCTCCGCCTGTAGGCACTGCGCTCAAGAAACGCATTCTTCCGCAGCGCCTCGTATTCATCCTTCAGCGTATTAAGATCGCCCGTGATTTCGTCCTGGTTGGAGTAGGCAAAGAGCGAACTGCGCAGAATCTCGTAATTGAGGCGGTGGTAGTTACGGTCGATCGTATGGAAATGGCCGCGGACCTCCCGGAAGTTGTACTCGACATGGCGCTGCGACAGGTAAAAATAGAGCAGGAGCGAAAACGACCCCACCCCGGCCGCCAGTGCCAGGAAGGGCTTCCAGCCGATCTGCCGGAGCCGTGCGCTCATCGGAGCACTTCCGGACGCTCGCCGGTCAGCGTTTTGAGGAACGCCACGATTGCCCGGACGTCCTTGTCGCTCAATTCGACCCCCAGGTTATGGTAGCTCATCTTCTGGACTGCGTCGGTCAGGGTCTTGGAGGAAGCGTCGTGGAAATAGGGTGCCGTCAGGGCGATGTTGCGCAGGGTCGGGACCTTGTAGACATTCATATGGCGGCGTTTATTCGTCACGGCATGCAGGTCCGGTGCCGCTTCGTCGTGCTCATAGGGGACAAAAAGGCCCATCTTCTGGAAGGAGTTCCCCCCGATGTTGACCCCGTTATGGCAGGTAATGCAGCCGTAAGCCTTGAACCGCTGGTACCCCTCCAGCTCCAGCGGGGAAAGGGTTGTTTCCCCCCGCAAAAAGCGGTCGAAAGGGCTGTCGGGCGTCACCAGCGCCTTTTCAAACTCCACGATCGCCTCGATCGCCTGCTCATAGGTGATCTCTCCTTCGCCGTAAACGGCGGCAAAGGCTTTGACATAATCGGGATCCGCATTGAGGCGCTGCGC contains:
- a CDS encoding cytochrome-c peroxidase, producing MKYWLAAIVLSAFSSLAMGQEPIKPLPRSVVYDHAKAALGRQLFSDTLLSSDKTVACATCHSFDYGGADPRPVSIGVGGKTGSVQSPTVYNARYNFKQFWNGRAASLMEQASGPIHNPVEMGMQSTMIAQRLNADPDYVKAFAAVYGEGEITYEQAIEAIVEFEKALVTPDSPFDRFLRGETTLSPLELEGYQRFKAYGCITCHNGVNIGGNSFQKMGLFVPYEHDEAAPDLHAVTNKRRHMNVYKVPTLRNIALTAPYFHDASSKTLTDAVQKMSYHNLGVELSDKDVRAIVAFLKTLTGERPEVLR
- a CDS encoding EAL domain-containing protein, whose translation is MSARLRQIGWKPFLALAAGVGSFSLLLYFYLSQRHVEYNFREVRGHFHTIDRNYHRLNYEILRSSLFAYSNQDEITGDLNTLKDEYEALRKNAFLERSAYRRSHRSLVRLGEALNRYESMLDDFMMLNAGIKNSFVYITSLSADKVKMFENDPMTYARILSVIAEVSQARILFDATFLHDLNREVEPLGELSGMSKAQAALIRSFMLHVHYIAANYPGFVQNVNRIETFNLDQRIVELETNFLDEAKRDYEMLDRFVVILAALFLTALVLVMGLLIRAGNENRRLRELEGELRHAISHDQLTELLSRSRFEQLQEQFEAPYLLLLNLDRFKHVNDFYGSAAGNAILKEIALLIRQPVLEPFHPYYFRLGGDEFGVVLQGIDADRARQMGRMLKKSIEGYTFFVDDIEVYLTVSVAVNGVAPLLENADLILKYDKARHSEGVLFFSEELHLKEQAARNIATAHELKRALDRDAIVPWFQPIVQLQSGEVAKYEALVRMVGSDGSVSGPAAFLETAMQTPYYRRITEVMVHKVFEAMEGYDTRFSINLGMRDLADEKMVSMLLSLLETYKERAGRLDIELLESEELDDLEAVKTFIKQVKAYGCRIAIDDFGIGYSNFAYLMELDIDILKIDGSLITKVVDDEMTQRTVRTIVRFAKQLGFEIVAEFVENEETIAVLRRMGVGYGQGYHFGRPAAAPEESTSISRS